Proteins from one Prevotella sp. E2-28 genomic window:
- a CDS encoding VapE domain-containing protein, translating to MNKNEVLINGGALNAPVVSALAAEQFLTENYCFRRNLLNGKVEFATKSADGHSSDYRPLTQEALNSIILRAKREDICEGSNPKTDIVEYIHSEEVCAYNPIREYLDHLPQWNGQNHVAQLFSRLPGISSEQLAFLSIWLRSSVAHWLQMDTLHGNEVVPTLIGAQGCGKTTFFKRLLPAHLRQYFLDHLNLSNKFDKEMALTNNLLVCLDELEAIRPSQHASLKQTLSKSKVNGRPIYGCAQEDRARFASFISTTNNPHPLSDVTGSRRYICLQIPQGQYIDNSGEIDYEQLYAQVVYELREQKAPYWFNNDEVARIQQLNQEFMEQKDIVEIIKVCFRKPAEDEHVTPMNVSELIAYIQNLYPSFTDNISTRVRLGKAMKLLGYDNTSRAHACYFKAVPIKKSAKVYKAA from the coding sequence ATGAACAAAAACGAAGTACTCATCAATGGTGGGGCACTCAATGCTCCTGTCGTATCTGCGCTTGCCGCAGAACAGTTTCTAACCGAAAACTACTGTTTCCGTCGTAACCTGCTGAACGGAAAGGTGGAGTTCGCCACGAAGTCGGCTGATGGTCACTCATCCGACTATCGTCCGCTGACCCAGGAGGCCCTGAACAGCATCATCCTGCGCGCCAAGCGCGAGGATATCTGCGAGGGCAGTAATCCCAAGACGGACATCGTGGAATATATTCATTCTGAAGAGGTATGCGCGTATAACCCTATCCGCGAATACCTGGACCATCTGCCACAGTGGAACGGACAGAACCACGTGGCTCAGCTCTTCTCACGTCTGCCAGGAATCAGTTCTGAGCAGTTGGCGTTTCTCTCTATCTGGCTCCGCTCATCGGTGGCCCACTGGCTCCAGATGGACACCTTGCATGGAAATGAGGTCGTACCTACGCTTATCGGCGCTCAGGGATGTGGTAAGACCACCTTCTTCAAGCGTCTGCTTCCTGCCCACCTGCGTCAGTATTTCCTGGATCATCTGAACCTCTCGAATAAGTTCGACAAGGAGATGGCCCTGACAAACAACTTGCTGGTGTGTCTGGATGAGTTGGAGGCCATCCGTCCCAGTCAACATGCATCCCTGAAGCAGACGCTTTCTAAGAGTAAGGTGAACGGGCGTCCTATCTATGGCTGCGCGCAGGAAGACCGTGCCCGCTTTGCCTCGTTCATCTCTACGACGAATAATCCTCATCCGCTGTCAGACGTCACGGGTAGTCGTCGCTATATCTGTCTGCAGATTCCGCAAGGACAGTATATCGACAACTCTGGCGAGATTGACTATGAGCAGCTCTATGCGCAGGTGGTCTATGAGTTGCGTGAGCAGAAAGCACCTTATTGGTTTAACAATGACGAGGTGGCGCGTATCCAGCAACTCAATCAGGAGTTTATGGAGCAGAAAGACATCGTGGAAATCATCAAGGTCTGCTTCCGCAAACCTGCTGAGGACGAGCACGTCACCCCGATGAATGTCTCTGAGTTAATAGCCTATATCCAAAATCTCTATCCCTCGTTTACTGACAATATCAGCACGCGAGTCCGTTTGGGAAAGGCCATGAAGCTTCTGGGTTACGACAATACCAGTCGTGCTCATGCCTGCTATTTCAAGGCTGTACCTATTAAGAAATCAGCAAAAGTCTATAAAGCGGCCTGA
- a CDS encoding PAS domain-containing sensor histidine kinase produces the protein MMWLLIIIGIVCVVLLIAFIRHQRKLRLRAHLMQEAIRNRDFTFRMPTHGLLPGERAMQETLNQLGETIRQQVNQNEVESWERLTRVLTHEMMNATAPITSISQSLLNRSDVKGTPLEDGIRAIFETSQHMSNFVVNYRKMSELEKPKMGEVALRTMIDDISKAYPQLAWEVNVSPDLKVSADAGMLRQVLMNLVKNAIEANAQKLFIDVLEDSLHDKQVSLYIGNDGLPIPAENRQSLFVPFFTTKRSGSGIGLSLSRRMVIQQGGMLELADTPRQGCHVAFVLSLQTL, from the coding sequence ATGATGTGGCTCCTTATTATAATAGGTATCGTGTGCGTAGTTCTGCTGATTGCATTTATTCGCCATCAGCGGAAACTTCGTCTTCGTGCCCATCTGATGCAGGAGGCCATCCGCAATCGTGACTTCACCTTCCGTATGCCTACACACGGCCTGCTGCCTGGCGAACGCGCCATGCAGGAAACGCTGAATCAGTTGGGTGAGACCATCCGTCAACAGGTGAACCAGAACGAGGTGGAATCGTGGGAGCGGCTCACCCGTGTACTGACACACGAGATGATGAACGCAACAGCGCCCATCACCAGCATTAGCCAGTCATTGTTGAACCGTTCCGATGTAAAGGGGACGCCACTTGAGGATGGCATACGTGCCATCTTTGAAACTTCTCAACACATGAGTAACTTTGTGGTTAACTACCGGAAGATGTCTGAACTGGAGAAACCGAAAATGGGCGAAGTCGCTCTGCGAACGATGATTGACGATATCAGCAAAGCCTATCCCCAATTGGCATGGGAAGTAAACGTCTCTCCTGATTTGAAAGTCAGTGCTGATGCAGGTATGTTACGCCAGGTATTGATGAACTTAGTAAAGAATGCCATCGAGGCCAATGCGCAGAAGTTGTTCATAGATGTCCTTGAAGACAGTCTTCACGATAAACAAGTGAGTCTGTATATAGGTAACGATGGCCTTCCCATCCCTGCCGAAAATCGCCAGTCACTCTTTGTACCATTCTTCACCACCAAACGAAGCGGTAGCGGAATCGGCTTGTCTCTAAGTCGCAGAATGGTGATTCAGCAAGGCGGTATGCTCGAACTGGCTGATACACCGCGCCAAGGATGCCATGTCGCTTTTGTTCTGTCACTTCAGACACTCTAA
- a CDS encoding response regulator, producing MNKYGTILIVDDNASILTAMHYLLDDTFERVLTTTQPEEILKLMAQQPVDLVLLDMNFTLGVNNGNEGLFWLRTIRKQHPQAPVVLLTAYADVNLAVKGLKNGAADFITKPWDNDELVHKLKDVLDMQNEIISLDEMEKEHIRRTIDHCHGNLTQAAELLGITRQTLYNKMKRL from the coding sequence ATGAACAAGTACGGAACCATACTTATCGTAGATGACAATGCTTCAATTCTGACAGCGATGCACTATCTGCTGGATGATACTTTCGAGCGTGTACTGACCACTACCCAGCCCGAAGAAATCCTGAAGTTGATGGCCCAGCAGCCCGTCGACTTAGTCCTGCTCGACATGAACTTTACGCTTGGTGTCAACAATGGCAACGAAGGTCTGTTCTGGCTTCGAACCATCCGTAAGCAGCATCCGCAGGCGCCAGTCGTATTGCTGACTGCATACGCCGATGTCAATCTGGCTGTAAAGGGATTGAAGAACGGAGCGGCCGACTTCATCACCAAGCCGTGGGACAATGATGAACTGGTACACAAGCTGAAGGATGTGCTCGATATGCAGAACGAAATCATCAGCCTCGATGAGATGGAAAAGGAACACATCCGCCGTACCATCGACCATTGTCACGGCAATCTCACTCAGGCTGCAGAACTCCTTGGAATTACCCGACAGACGCTCTACAATAAGATGAAACGGCTATGA
- a CDS encoding TolC family protein: MKQALIILLVFTAGQSLAQGEWSMQQCMQYAVEHNHEVKRAELELDNYKASKTGAIGRFLPSVDASIGAQYNFGRAIDPETNGYTDVSTFYNGYSLYASLPVFDGFSRIHALKAAGASTLMGRASLRQKQDQTALNVLQAYTNVAYYEGLVKMADEKVQETELLLKQIRLLEEVGRKSAADVAQVESQKAEADYELTRQQNLYASAMLELKKTMAFPMQDTLLLSVRNVRNRLVACNRRDARTLCPSGTNSESATYGMGLAQELNPELQAAQYQVQASKHEWHQARAAFYPSLSLSAGLNTTYYHTLHSDVGESFSNQFKNNMGEYVGATLSIPLFNRLQTITSIRKAKNNYRIAQETYKQKQLELEKLSREAWQDWQGYLKQTVQMVEKVEADSIAYQLTKRQFEEGLSTAIDLRTTSAQLLNSKATLLQCQLMAMVKEQLVRYYRGEAIWTE; the protein is encoded by the coding sequence ATGAAACAAGCATTGATAATCCTCCTTGTGTTTACAGCCGGACAGTCACTGGCTCAGGGCGAGTGGTCCATGCAGCAGTGTATGCAGTACGCTGTGGAGCATAACCACGAAGTGAAGCGTGCAGAGCTGGAACTTGACAACTACAAGGCCAGCAAGACTGGAGCCATCGGACGGTTCCTGCCTTCTGTGGATGCCAGCATCGGTGCCCAGTACAACTTCGGACGTGCCATCGACCCTGAGACAAACGGCTATACCGATGTGAGCACCTTCTATAATGGCTACTCGTTATATGCCTCACTACCTGTCTTCGATGGCTTCAGCCGCATTCATGCTTTGAAAGCCGCCGGGGCCAGCACATTGATGGGGCGAGCCAGCTTGCGCCAGAAGCAGGATCAGACCGCATTGAATGTCCTGCAAGCTTACACCAATGTTGCCTATTACGAAGGTTTGGTCAAGATGGCTGATGAGAAAGTGCAGGAAACAGAACTACTGCTGAAACAGATACGCCTGTTGGAAGAGGTGGGACGCAAGAGTGCTGCTGATGTGGCTCAGGTAGAATCACAGAAAGCAGAAGCCGACTATGAGCTGACCCGCCAACAGAATCTCTATGCATCGGCCATGCTGGAACTGAAGAAGACGATGGCTTTCCCCATGCAGGATACGTTGTTGCTGTCAGTCCGTAACGTGCGTAATCGGCTTGTCGCTTGCAACCGTAGGGACGCAAGAACTCTATGTCCGTCAGGTACGAACTCAGAGTCCGCAACGTATGGAATGGGACTCGCACAGGAACTGAATCCGGAACTACAGGCTGCCCAATATCAAGTGCAAGCCAGCAAACATGAGTGGCATCAGGCCCGCGCAGCCTTTTATCCATCTCTCTCGTTGAGTGCGGGTCTGAACACCACTTACTATCATACGCTTCATTCCGATGTTGGAGAGTCATTCAGCAATCAGTTCAAGAACAATATGGGTGAATATGTGGGTGCCACATTGAGTATTCCCCTGTTCAATCGCCTGCAGACCATTACGAGCATACGGAAGGCCAAGAACAACTATCGTATTGCCCAGGAGACATACAAGCAGAAACAGCTGGAGTTGGAGAAACTCAGTCGTGAGGCTTGGCAGGACTGGCAAGGTTATCTGAAACAGACAGTGCAGATGGTGGAGAAAGTAGAAGCCGACAGCATCGCCTATCAACTGACGAAACGCCAATTTGAAGAAGGGTTGAGTACGGCTATCGACTTGCGTACCACTTCAGCACAATTGCTGAACTCAAAGGCAACGCTGCTGCAGTGCCAACTGATGGCGATGGTGAAGGAACAATTGGTAAGATATTATAGAGGAGAAGCAATATGGACAGAGTAA
- a CDS encoding efflux RND transporter periplasmic adaptor subunit — protein sequence MDRVIEKTKTQRLMKYWPYMAGACLVLIVLGWLVFGNHASTLRVNKDELTFSDVCQAEFKDYVRTNGQVLPIQVVQISPEEGGIVMEKVVEEGTMVHKGDVIVRLSNSNLDLQILNAEAELAEKQNLLRNTQVAMQQDRLNNQTEQAQLDMDTQRKQRTFEQNKRLYGEKLISKEDYLQSQEDYQLSAKKRSLVTKRLKQDSIYRTVQMDQMEDNLQNMRRNVVLVRQRKDKLEVRSAIDGELGLLDVELGQSISPGQKIGQLNDLSDYKVQAQIDEHYIDRVRQGLTATFTRGDKTYQLQVRKVYPEVREGKFRCDFIFKGERPENIRTGQTYYIDLELGQPEQAIIIPRGTFFQTTGGQWIFVLDKNGQKAYRRNIRIGRQNPQHYEVLEGLEPGERVVTSGYEAFKDNEVLILK from the coding sequence ATGGACAGAGTAATCGAAAAGACAAAGACACAACGGCTGATGAAGTATTGGCCATATATGGCAGGGGCCTGCTTGGTGCTTATCGTCCTGGGCTGGCTGGTGTTTGGAAACCACGCATCAACGCTCAGAGTCAATAAGGATGAGTTGACCTTCAGCGATGTGTGCCAGGCGGAGTTCAAGGACTATGTGCGTACCAACGGACAGGTATTGCCTATCCAGGTGGTACAGATTTCGCCCGAGGAAGGTGGCATCGTCATGGAAAAGGTGGTTGAAGAAGGAACGATGGTACATAAAGGTGACGTGATCGTCCGTCTGAGCAATTCGAACCTCGACCTTCAGATTCTGAATGCTGAAGCAGAACTGGCCGAAAAGCAGAACCTGCTGCGAAACACACAGGTAGCCATGCAGCAAGACCGTCTGAACAACCAGACGGAGCAGGCCCAGCTCGACATGGACACCCAGCGCAAGCAGCGGACCTTCGAGCAGAACAAACGACTCTACGGTGAGAAGCTTATCAGCAAAGAGGATTACCTGCAGTCGCAGGAGGACTACCAGCTTTCTGCCAAGAAACGTTCGCTTGTGACGAAGCGCCTGAAGCAAGACTCTATCTATCGTACCGTTCAGATGGATCAGATGGAGGATAACCTTCAGAATATGCGTCGTAACGTGGTACTCGTGCGTCAGCGTAAGGATAAGCTCGAAGTGCGCTCTGCCATCGACGGCGAGTTAGGCTTGCTTGATGTGGAGTTGGGACAGAGCATCAGTCCAGGACAGAAGATTGGCCAATTGAACGACCTTTCTGACTATAAAGTGCAGGCTCAGATAGACGAGCACTATATCGACCGCGTGCGCCAAGGTCTGACGGCCACCTTTACGCGTGGCGACAAGACATACCAGTTGCAGGTTCGCAAGGTCTATCCAGAAGTTCGCGAGGGCAAGTTCCGCTGTGATTTCATCTTCAAGGGAGAAAGACCCGAGAACATCCGCACGGGCCAGACCTACTACATCGACCTCGAACTTGGCCAGCCTGAGCAGGCCATCATCATCCCTCGCGGCACCTTCTTCCAGACCACAGGCGGACAATGGATTTTCGTGCTCGACAAGAATGGCCAGAAAGCCTATCGCCGAAACATACGCATCGGTCGCCAGAACCCACAGCACTACGAGGTGCTCGAAGGTTTGGAACCAGGCGAGCGAGTAGTCACCAGCGGCTACGAGGCATTTAAAGACAATGAAGTGTTAATATTAAAGTAA
- a CDS encoding ABC transporter permease: MKSYFRFLSRNKLYAIIEAFGLAFSLGFVILLVAYAKAEFSTGRSIKDADKIYLLGTGDMFGMTLDTPVEFFHQLPEIESWTRISNGMLSDVVVGDDYYSISSVFVDSTFFQLFDYRLTGSNRQQVLKSEDEVLVSESFARKAFGQENALGKKIKVGDEYYTISGVVEDFGRNDLFSETDVFFSIKKAYNYYQRMDNFGNTQTFLTLKPNAAPEKVADKLLEKYLEYWPEFYAKDGGEGAMIWGSTLTRFDDVYFSSLERYGTLKGGNKTLVQILLIVALVLLVSACFNYVNLSIALTGKRAKEMTMRRVLGERTNGVLWRYFLEALSFAAICFLTGSVIAYMFRPMFERWLSTSIPLLPDLQLVTIAVIALLVISLVSSILPAMFVLHFKPVDVVKGSFQLKNKMVFSKVFIVAQNVISMCLIAVAITMTLQIHHLLTLPLGYQTENLIFIEAWDIGYNSDRQEILRQRLLSLPQVEAVGKAGSLPFRSSSNGLVDAQGSKSWIYYSSMDTTAFRLLGFQITERFCDATDSLCYIDQDTQKRYNISASHLSIDGNQAESTGEVVMRPRYKVCGVVENYRNGIGNYAPKFEDGHNVIQLVGENGWSWCQIVKISGNKSEALAAVKKACCAVTKELIGYPKDMTCTFLDDVIKDALVKERNTMHLVLCFMILSIMISALGLFAISVNYSEQHSKEIAICKIMGATVKESIWRLSWRFILLSLIAVVIAIPICVKAMGYYLQDFYYRIDFPWWVILLSACITILIVILSILGQTMRIANKNPIDGIRTE, encoded by the coding sequence ATGAAGAGCTATTTCCGTTTCCTATCACGCAACAAGCTATACGCGATTATCGAGGCTTTTGGCCTGGCTTTTTCCTTGGGCTTTGTCATTTTGTTGGTGGCGTACGCCAAAGCAGAGTTCAGCACAGGCAGAAGTATAAAGGATGCTGACAAGATTTATCTTCTTGGCACTGGCGACATGTTTGGAATGACACTGGATACGCCTGTGGAGTTCTTCCATCAATTGCCAGAGATTGAATCCTGGACAAGAATATCCAATGGCATGCTTTCGGATGTCGTTGTTGGCGATGACTATTACAGTATATCATCTGTCTTTGTCGATTCCACATTTTTCCAGTTGTTCGATTATCGTCTGACGGGCAGCAATCGTCAGCAGGTTCTGAAAAGTGAAGACGAAGTGCTTGTCTCAGAATCTTTTGCGCGTAAAGCCTTCGGACAGGAAAATGCTTTGGGAAAGAAAATTAAAGTTGGCGATGAATATTATACCATCAGTGGTGTTGTGGAGGACTTTGGACGGAATGACCTTTTCTCAGAGACCGATGTCTTCTTCAGCATCAAGAAAGCCTATAACTATTACCAGCGTATGGACAATTTTGGTAATACCCAGACGTTCCTGACGTTGAAACCAAATGCAGCCCCTGAAAAAGTAGCAGACAAACTGTTGGAAAAATACTTGGAATATTGGCCAGAGTTTTATGCTAAAGATGGAGGTGAAGGAGCGATGATATGGGGTTCCACACTCACCCGGTTCGATGATGTCTATTTCTCATCTCTTGAACGTTACGGCACCCTTAAAGGGGGCAACAAAACGCTGGTTCAGATTCTGTTGATTGTAGCGCTCGTTCTGTTGGTTTCTGCCTGCTTCAATTACGTGAATCTAAGCATTGCGCTCACCGGAAAACGTGCCAAGGAGATGACCATGCGGAGAGTTTTGGGAGAGCGGACTAATGGCGTGTTGTGGCGTTATTTTCTGGAAGCCTTGTCTTTCGCTGCCATCTGTTTTCTGACGGGCAGTGTGATAGCCTATATGTTTCGCCCGATGTTCGAAAGGTGGCTTTCGACGAGCATTCCACTTTTGCCCGACCTGCAATTAGTGACGATTGCTGTCATTGCCCTGCTTGTCATTTCTCTTGTTTCCAGTATATTGCCTGCCATGTTTGTGCTTCATTTCAAGCCTGTTGATGTGGTAAAGGGCAGTTTCCAATTAAAAAACAAGATGGTGTTCAGCAAGGTTTTTATCGTAGCACAGAACGTCATCAGTATGTGCCTGATAGCCGTTGCCATCACCATGACCTTACAGATACACCATCTGCTGACTTTGCCACTTGGTTATCAGACGGAGAATCTTATCTTTATCGAGGCTTGGGACATTGGCTATAACTCAGACCGGCAAGAAATCCTGCGTCAGCGGTTGCTCTCATTACCACAGGTGGAGGCTGTTGGCAAGGCTGGCAGTCTGCCTTTCAGATCCTCCAGTAATGGTTTGGTCGATGCTCAAGGCAGCAAGTCGTGGATTTATTATTCATCGATGGATACCACGGCCTTCCGGCTGTTGGGATTCCAAATCACAGAACGTTTCTGTGATGCTACAGATAGTCTTTGCTACATTGACCAGGATACTCAGAAACGCTATAACATATCTGCATCTCATCTCTCCATTGATGGTAATCAGGCAGAGTCTACCGGCGAAGTTGTCATGCGTCCCAGATATAAAGTGTGTGGAGTAGTGGAGAACTACCGAAATGGGATAGGCAATTATGCCCCCAAGTTCGAGGACGGTCATAATGTAATACAATTGGTTGGCGAGAATGGCTGGTCGTGGTGTCAGATTGTGAAGATCAGTGGCAACAAGTCAGAGGCACTTGCCGCCGTAAAGAAAGCATGTTGCGCAGTAACCAAAGAGTTGATAGGATACCCCAAGGACATGACTTGTACCTTCCTGGATGATGTCATAAAGGATGCGCTGGTCAAGGAGCGCAATACCATGCACCTTGTTCTTTGCTTCATGATTCTCTCTATCATGATTTCGGCCCTTGGACTTTTCGCCATATCAGTCAACTATAGCGAGCAGCACAGCAAGGAGATCGCCATTTGCAAGATTATGGGGGCTACGGTCAAGGAATCAATATGGCGACTCTCATGGCGTTTCATCCTCCTGTCGTTGATAGCTGTTGTCATAGCAATTCCTATTTGTGTAAAAGCCATGGGATATTACTTACAGGACTTTTACTATCGGATAGACTTCCCCTGGTGGGTCATCCTTCTGTCGGCATGCATCACTATCCTTATCGTCATCCTGTCCATCCTGGGCCAGACCATGAGGATTGCCAACAAGAATCCCATTGATGGTATTAGGACCGAATAG
- a CDS encoding ABC transporter permease, whose translation MNVLKSLNQRGQHNWIKIVCLAVGLATGIVLIGKAGFEQSWDKFFPTSDRIYVVCEDIIMDGEYKHYPQTAGAVAHGIKRYCPQVEAATRYTSFAWDMPIVTDDDKRVRTNYALVDSCFFDVFPFRILVGNPKKTLSQVDCCMIPRSLAEKLMGIENPLDLVGKKIYYNIRGGWALTVGGIYEDIPLNSKLHGMEVMVSMPTITRIMFDGRDNWVGNDRYESYVRLAKGIMPDDLKPQIEKMKRDNLPLDELKKAGVDLGFSVQPLVDYHTKDEGTRRMTWIVSILAAVLIGCAVMNYLLLVIGGISQRAKEMAVHQCYGAKARHIYQKVMTESIVHLLLSLTLAALLLFLFKDTIEELVGAPLIVLLLTGCNLWLIVSTCLVVLLITGLVPSWIYTHIPLAAAFKNYNHSHRIWKLLLLGLQFASATFLIILLIVVGRQYRMMVNDDPGYDYSTLGSLLVDGVSIEQRQLAMDELRKLSSVKGVTMSYANLTQHQSGDNILLPGDDREYMNIADLYYVGDGYFDVMEIPLVSGRTFTEQTDTLREVMVSRKFEERMKELAGWDQALGKQIICTSFQGPYTIVGVFEDTRIGSITNPDTRPSVCYYSRKPEQMHYILIRFQSMDGLEAANKLVKELVTDNPDISIVPYNQMVTELYTDAHRFRTTVMIGGLVALIIALIGLIGYLAGEIARRQKEIAIRKVNGARIADVLKLFHTDILRVALPAVMIGAIGAWYVARLWLEQFSEKTTLSPIILVGGALAVIIVILSVVCLGCYRVASSNPVNYLKTE comes from the coding sequence ATGAATGTATTAAAATCTCTCAATCAACGTGGGCAACACAATTGGATTAAGATTGTGTGCTTGGCCGTAGGACTGGCAACAGGTATCGTGCTGATAGGCAAAGCTGGGTTCGAACAATCGTGGGATAAGTTCTTCCCAACAAGTGACCGCATTTATGTGGTTTGCGAAGATATCATTATGGATGGTGAGTACAAGCACTATCCTCAGACGGCTGGTGCTGTGGCTCACGGTATAAAGCGCTATTGTCCTCAGGTGGAGGCTGCCACACGCTATACTTCCTTTGCATGGGATATGCCTATCGTAACGGATGACGACAAACGGGTCCGCACCAACTATGCGTTAGTTGACAGTTGTTTCTTCGATGTCTTCCCCTTCCGCATTTTGGTGGGAAACCCGAAGAAGACGCTCAGTCAGGTTGATTGTTGTATGATACCCCGTTCATTGGCTGAGAAGTTAATGGGGATTGAAAATCCCCTTGACCTTGTGGGGAAAAAAATCTACTACAATATACGTGGTGGCTGGGCGCTGACCGTCGGTGGTATCTATGAGGACATTCCTTTGAACTCCAAACTGCACGGTATGGAGGTGATGGTCAGTATGCCAACCATTACTAGAATCATGTTTGACGGACGCGATAACTGGGTAGGCAATGATCGTTACGAAAGTTACGTGCGTTTGGCAAAAGGCATCATGCCAGACGACTTGAAGCCGCAGATAGAAAAGATGAAACGTGACAACCTGCCGTTGGACGAACTGAAAAAGGCTGGGGTGGACCTGGGCTTCTCCGTACAGCCGCTTGTGGATTATCACACCAAGGATGAGGGCACACGCCGTATGACTTGGATTGTTTCTATATTGGCAGCAGTGTTGATAGGGTGTGCCGTGATGAATTACCTGCTTCTCGTCATAGGCGGCATTAGCCAACGGGCCAAAGAGATGGCTGTGCATCAGTGCTATGGAGCGAAGGCTCGTCATATCTATCAAAAGGTGATGACGGAGAGCATAGTCCATCTGCTGTTGTCATTGACACTCGCAGCACTACTGCTGTTCCTCTTCAAAGATACTATCGAGGAATTGGTTGGTGCTCCTTTGATAGTACTCTTGCTGACAGGATGTAATCTCTGGCTGATAGTCTCTACTTGTCTCGTAGTACTACTTATTACAGGTTTGGTACCTAGTTGGATTTACACCCATATCCCTCTGGCGGCTGCTTTCAAGAACTATAATCATAGTCACCGCATATGGAAACTTCTGCTGTTAGGTTTGCAGTTCGCTTCGGCCACATTCCTTATTATATTGTTAATAGTGGTAGGCCGTCAATATCGGATGATGGTGAACGATGATCCCGGCTACGACTACTCTACCTTAGGCTCGCTTCTGGTTGATGGTGTTTCTATTGAACAGCGTCAGTTGGCGATGGATGAACTGCGCAAGTTATCATCCGTGAAGGGTGTAACAATGTCATACGCTAACCTGACCCAGCATCAGAGCGGCGACAATATCCTGTTGCCTGGCGATGATCGCGAGTATATGAACATTGCCGATCTTTACTATGTTGGTGACGGTTACTTTGATGTGATGGAAATCCCTTTGGTTTCTGGTCGTACCTTTACGGAGCAGACTGATACCCTGCGCGAGGTGATGGTGAGCCGGAAGTTTGAAGAGCGCATGAAGGAACTGGCAGGCTGGGATCAGGCTTTGGGCAAACAGATTATCTGTACCTCGTTTCAAGGACCATATACCATCGTTGGTGTTTTTGAGGATACCCGCATCGGCAGCATCACCAATCCAGATACCCGCCCCAGCGTCTGCTACTACAGCCGTAAGCCGGAACAGATGCACTATATCCTCATCCGCTTCCAGTCGATGGATGGCTTAGAGGCTGCCAATAAATTAGTGAAGGAACTGGTAACTGACAATCCAGATATCTCCATCGTGCCATACAATCAGATGGTAACTGAACTCTATACCGATGCCCACCGCTTCCGTACGACGGTGATGATTGGTGGTTTGGTGGCGCTGATTATTGCCCTCATCGGACTGATTGGCTACCTGGCAGGTGAGATAGCCCGTCGTCAGAAAGAGATTGCCATCCGAAAGGTGAATGGCGCAAGAATAGCGGATGTGCTCAAATTGTTCCATACAGATATTTTGCGTGTTGCCTTACCTGCAGTGATGATTGGTGCTATTGGTGCTTGGTATGTAGCCCGTCTGTGGTTAGAGCAGTTCAGTGAAAAGACCACACTTTCGCCCATCATCCTTGTGGGCGGTGCTTTGGCAGTGATTATAGTCATCCTCAGTGTGGTATGTCTTGGTTGCTATCGTGTGGCCAGCAGTAATCCAGTTAATTATCTAAAAACAGAATAA
- a CDS encoding ABC transporter ATP-binding protein, translating into MIKLENIQKVFRTEEVETVALGGVSLEVKKGEFVAIMGPSGCGKSTLLNILGLLDNPTSGTYYLDGEEVGKLKESQRTKVRKGQIGFVFQSFNLIDELNVEENVELPLTYLGVPKKERKTRVEEVLRRMAISHRAHHFPQQLSGGQQQRVAIARAVVMNPKLILADEPTGNLDSKNGLEVMQLLTQLNQEGTTVVMVTHSERDAGYAQRIINLLDGQVVPEVSL; encoded by the coding sequence ATGATTAAGTTAGAAAACATTCAGAAGGTGTTCCGCACGGAAGAGGTGGAGACCGTAGCATTGGGCGGCGTATCGCTCGAAGTAAAGAAAGGTGAGTTTGTGGCCATCATGGGGCCTTCGGGCTGTGGCAAATCGACCTTGTTGAATATATTAGGCTTGCTCGACAATCCCACCAGTGGCACCTATTACCTCGATGGTGAGGAAGTGGGTAAGTTGAAGGAGAGTCAACGCACGAAGGTTCGCAAAGGACAAATAGGTTTTGTATTCCAAAGCTTTAACCTGATCGACGAACTGAACGTGGAGGAGAATGTAGAGTTGCCTCTTACCTATTTGGGTGTGCCCAAGAAGGAGCGCAAGACGAGGGTAGAAGAGGTGCTGCGCCGTATGGCTATCTCGCATCGTGCCCACCACTTTCCTCAGCAGCTCTCTGGTGGACAACAGCAGCGTGTTGCCATTGCCCGTGCCGTGGTGATGAATCCCAAGCTCATCCTCGCCGACGAGCCTACTGGTAACCTCGACTCCAAGAATGGTCTCGAAGTGATGCAACTCCTGACACAGCTGAACCAAGAGGGCACTACCGTCGTGATGGTCACCCACTCTGAGCGAGATGCCGGTTACGCCCAGCGCATCATCAACCTCCTCGATGGCCAGGTCGTTCCAGAAGTTAGTCTTTGA